CCTCCAAAAGGGTTAGCATGAGGTTGGGTCAGATCGAATCGGGGGGTTCATAGCTCCCCGGCAAGGATGCCATCTTGAAGCTACTGCAACGCCGCTGGTTACTGCTGCTGATCGTCGCGCTGGTGGTCGTTTTGACCGCCGCATTCTTCCTGAAGCCCAAGAACGAGGTGCAGTACTTCACCACCAAGGTGGACCGCGGGGACATCCATCAAGTGGTGCAGGCGACGGGCACCATCAATGCCGTCATCACGGTGCAGGTGGGCTCCCAGGTCTCCGGCACCATCGCCAAGCTCTACGCCGACTTCAACTCCAAGGTGAAGCAGGGACAGGTGATCGCCGAGATCGATCCCCGGCTGTTCGAGGGCGCGGTGCTACAGGCGCGGGCCGACTACCAGAACGCGGTCGCCAACGCGGCAGCGGCCAAGGCCAACCTGGAGAAGGCGCAGGCCACCGCGGTGCAGACCAAGGCGGACTATGACCGCACCGTGGTTCTCGCCCAGAAGGGCGTGATGAGCCAGCAGCAGCTCGACCTGGCCAAGGCCAACGCCGACACGGCGGAGGCCGCGGTCTCGGCGACCCAGGCGCAGCTGGTCCAGGCCAATGCCCAGACCGCGCAGAAAAAGGCCGCGGTGACCGTGGCCGAGACCAACCTCAACTACTGCACCATCCGCGCGCCCATCGACGGAGTGGTGGTGGCGCGCAACGTGGACGTGGGCCAGACCGTGGCTTCCTCCCTGCAGGCCCCCACCCTGTTCACCATCGCTCAGGACCTGACCAAGATGCAGGTCTACGCCCAGACCGACGAGTCCGATGTGGGCCAGATCCAGATGGGCCAGCCGGCCACCTTCACGGTGGATGCGTTCCCCGGACAGATGTTCAAGGGCAAAGTCAGCCAGATCCGCCTGAACGCGACGGTGGTGCAGAACGTCGTGACCTACAACACCATCGTCGACTTCGACAACCCCGACATGAAGCTCCTGCCCGGGATGACGGCCTACGTCAACATTCCGGTGGCCAACGCCGGCGGCGTGCTGAAGATCCCCAACGGAGCCTTGCGCTACAAACCCGATCTGCCGGCCCAGGCCATCCGCAACTTGTACGCCAAGTACGGCATCGACGTGGGCGGCGCGCGCAAGACGGCGACCGGTCAGGGTAGCGGGAAAGGGCAGGGCGGAGGCGCCGGCCAGGCTGGGACCCAGGGAGGGCGCGGGCAAGGCGGGGGCCAGGGAAGCGGCCGGGGAGCGGGCGCGACACCGAGCGAGATGGAAGGTCTGCAAGCCAGCGATACCGTGGTGGTCTGGAAGCTCTTGCCCGACAAAACGCTGCAGCCGGTGAAGATCCGCACTGGCATCACCGACCACACCTTCACGGCGCTGGCTCAGGTGCTGCAGGGCGATCTGAAAGAAGGAGACCTGCTGGTGACGGGCTCGGCCACGACGGGTGGTCCTCCCTCGCTGGGTCCGGGCGGCCCACGACGCTAGCCGGTCACGAGGATCGCGGCCGAGGCGCGGGCAGACCGCTGCTCACGACGGGCTCTCCCACGGGAGATGGTCTTCCGTCCCGGCCACGTTCGGACCTTTGGCATTCTTGGATCCCATCACGGCGGGCCGCCGGCCCGCCGTATTCGTGTTTACCTGGAAGGAGAAGCTTATGTTGCGCTCCCTGTTGCGAATCCTAGTCTCTGGTCTCCTGGCAAGCGTGCTGGCAGCGCCTCTGGCAGCGCAGCAGGAGGACTACGCCAAGTCGCGATCGCAGTTTCCCAACGTGCTGCTGCCCTACGCGCCGCGCATCGTGCCGCCGCCCTCGCTGGCCAACACCCCGCGCATCGACCAGGTGGTACGCCAGGGCAAGCTCTACCTGTCGCTGAACGACGCCATCGCGCTGGCGCTGGAGAACAACCTCGACCTGGTCATCGCGCGCTACAACCTGCCCATCGCCGACACCGACATCCTGCGCGCCAAGGCGGGCTCGGGGGTGCGGGGCGTCTCCAGCGGCGTGGTCCAGAACACGCCCGGCGGCACCGGTACCGGCATCGGAGCGACCAGTGGAACCAGCGCCGGCGGGACCAGCGGCGGCGCGGGCGGGGCCGGGGCCGGGGCGGCGGGGTTGGTGACTTCCGAAACCGGGGTGGGCGCCTCCATTGACTCCTACGACCCCATCTTCACCTCCAGCCTCAGCCTCACCCATGCCACCACGCCGCTCTCCAACGTGGTGACCAGCGGCACCGCCACCCTGCAGAACAACACCGGGGTGGCCAACTTCTCCTACGTCCAGGGCTTCCCCACGGGCACGCTGGTCTCGGTGGGGTTCAACAACTCCCGCGCCACCACCAACAGCCTGCGCACCACGCTCAACCCGGCGTTGAACGCGGGCTTCAGCGTGGGTCTGCGGCAGC
This genomic interval from Terriglobales bacterium contains the following:
- a CDS encoding efflux RND transporter periplasmic adaptor subunit, which codes for MKLLQRRWLLLLIVALVVVLTAAFFLKPKNEVQYFTTKVDRGDIHQVVQATGTINAVITVQVGSQVSGTIAKLYADFNSKVKQGQVIAEIDPRLFEGAVLQARADYQNAVANAAAAKANLEKAQATAVQTKADYDRTVVLAQKGVMSQQQLDLAKANADTAEAAVSATQAQLVQANAQTAQKKAAVTVAETNLNYCTIRAPIDGVVVARNVDVGQTVASSLQAPTLFTIAQDLTKMQVYAQTDESDVGQIQMGQPATFTVDAFPGQMFKGKVSQIRLNATVVQNVVTYNTIVDFDNPDMKLLPGMTAYVNIPVANAGGVLKIPNGALRYKPDLPAQAIRNLYAKYGIDVGGARKTATGQGSGKGQGGGAGQAGTQGGRGQGGGQGSGRGAGATPSEMEGLQASDTVVVWKLLPDKTLQPVKIRTGITDHTFTALAQVLQGDLKEGDLLVTGSATTGGPPSLGPGGPRR